The following is a genomic window from Blattabacterium cuenoti.
ATATCTTCATTTAGGACATGTAAAAGCTATTTATTTAAATTTTTGTTTAGGACAAAAATATAAAGCTCCAGTGAATCTTAGATTTGATGATACAAACCCTAATATTAGATATGTAAATAAATATGTAGAATCTATTAAAAATGATTTAATATTTTTAGGATTTAAATGGGATAAAGAATGTTATGCCTCAGATTATTTTAAAATATTATATGAATTAGCAATACGATTGATTAAAAATCATAAAGCATATGTTGATAATCAAACTCAGTATATGATTCAAATTCAAAGAAAAAATCCTATTGATAAAGGAATTAATAGTATTTTTAGAAATCGATCGATAGAAGAAAATTTATATCTTTTTGAAAAAATGAAAAATGGATTCTTTAAAGAAGGTACTTGTGTATTGAGAGCAAAAATTGATATGAGTTCTTCTAATATGAATATGAGAGATCCAATTATGTATAGAATATTAAAAACAAAACATTTTCGTACACAAAATAAATGGTGTATATATCCTACTTATGATTGGACTCATGGACAATGTGATTATATAGAACAAATATCTCATTCTCTATGTTCATCAGAGTTTGAAAATAGACGTCCTCTATATAATTGGTATTTAGATCAAATTTTTGATAACAAATATAGAAAACCTAAACAAATAGAATTTTCAAGATTAAATTTAAAAAATACAATTACTAGCAAAAGACAAATACAAAAATTAATTGATCATAAAATTATTAATTATTGGAATGATCCAAGAATATATACTATATCAGGATTACGTAGAAAAGGATATACTGCTTTAGGGATCAACAATTTTATTAAAAATATAGGTGTCACAAAAAGAAATAATGTAATTAATACATCTCTTTTGGAATTAAAAGTTAAAGAACACTTAAATAAAATTGCTTATAGAGTAATGGTTATTTTCAATCCTATTAAATTAATTATAGATAACTATCCAGATAATCATACAGAATGGTTATCTTCACAAAATAATCCAGAAAATATACAATTTGGATTTAGAAAAATTCCTTTTTCTAAATTTTTATATATAGAAAAAAATGACTTTTTAGAAAAAAAAATAAATAATTTTTTTCGTCTTTCAATTGATCAACAAGTTAGATTAAAAAATGCTTATATTATAAAAGCTCATTCGGTAATTAAAGATAAAATAGGCAATATTATAGAAATACATTGTTTATATGATCCAAAAAGTAAATCTGGTACTAATATTAATCAATATAGTAGTAAAAAGATAAAAAGTACTTTACATTGGGTATCTATTGAACATTCTATTAATATAGAAACATATATTTATCATCCACTTTTTCAAGTAAACAATAAAAATTGTCATTTTTTGGATAAAAAAAATATCAATTATAAATCTATAGAAAAAATTATTGCTTATGCAGAACCCATTTTAAAAACAGCAAAAATAGGAGATCATTATCAATTTCAAAGAATTGGTTATTTTTACGTAGTTGCTGATAAAAATAAATTAATTTTTAATCAAACTGCTCCTTTAAAAGAAAAAAATAAAAAAGTCAAAAAATAATAAATTATGATGATAAAATTTCAAAAGAAATATTTTCATAATCTTTTATTCCAGTTCCAGCAGGAATTTTATGACCAACAATAACATTTTCTTTTAATCCATTCAAATTATCTGTTTTACTACTTATTGCAGCTTCACTTAATACTTTTGTCGTTTCTTGAAACGAAGCAGCTGAGATAAAAGATTTAGTTTGTAAAGCTGCTTTAGTTATACCTTGTAATATAGGTCTTGCTATAGCAGGAATTGTGTTACGAGTAATTAATAATTTTTTATTTTTATATTTTAATATAACATTTTCATTTCTAAATTTTCTATAACTAATAATATCTCCTACTTTAAAATTATTAGAGTCACCTGAATTGACTACAACTAACATTTGAGATATTTTATGATTTTCCTCTAAAAAATCATCTTTATATTCAATACTGCCTTCTAAAAATTTAGTATCTCCAACATCTATAATTTCTACTTTTCTCATCATTTGAAGAACAATGATTTCAAAATGTTTATCATTTATTTTTACTCCTTGTAAACGATATACTTCTTGTATTTCATTAATTAAATATTTTTGAACAGCGATAGGTCCTCTTATATTCAAAATATCATTTGGAGTTACTGCACCATCTGATAAAGGCATTCCAGCTTTCACATAATCATTTTCCTGAACTAATAGTTGATTAGATAATTTTACTAGATATTTTTTAATTTCTCCAGTTTTAGATTCTACAATAATTTCTCTATTTCCTCTCTTTACTTTTCCATGACTTACTATTCCATCCATTTCTGAAACTACTGCAGGATTAGAAGGATTTCTAGCTTCAAATAATTCAGATAAACGGGGTAATCCACCCGTAATATCCCCAGATTTAGCAGTTTTTCTTGGAACTTTTACTAAAATTGTACCTGCTTCTATCAATTCATTATCTTTAACCATTAAATGGGATCCTACTGGTAAATTATATATTTTTAATTCTTCATTATTATGATCATTAATAATTTTTAATGTAGGAATTAAATTTTTATTTCTTACTTCTGTAATTACTTTTTCTTGAAATCCTGTTTGATCATCTTTTTCGACTTGAAACGTTACACCTTGTTCTAAATGTTGATAAATAATTTTACCAGAATATTCTGCAATAATTACTGCATTATATAAATCCCATCTACATATTATATCTCCTTGTTTTAATTTATCTTTATGTTTAACATATAAAGTAGCTCCATAAGGAATATTTTTCACCATTAACAAAGAATTAGAAGACTTTTTTTTATTAAAAAGTTTCATTTCAGTTGTACGAGAAACAACAATTTCTCTTTTTTTTCCATAATTAGTTTTGACTGTTTTTAAATCATCGAATTCTACGATACCATCATAATTAGCTTTTATTGTTGATGATTCAGAAATATTACCAGCTGTTCCTCCAACATGAAAAGTTCTCAAAGTTAATTGAGTACCAGGTTCACCTATTGATTGTGCTGCAATAACACCAACAGCTTCACCTTTTTTAACTATTTTTCCAGTAGATAGATTTCTTCCATAACATTTAGAACAAAGACCCATTCTGGCTTCACAAGTAAGTGGAGAACGAACATATACATAATCAATTCCAGATTGTTCTATTATATATGCAATTGTTTCATTAATCATTTGTCCAGATGATACAATGATTCTGTCTTCTTTTGGATGATAAATATCATTTAATGATATTCTTCCTAAAATTCTATTAAATAAAGATTCTACTACTTCTTCATTTTTCTTTAAATATGTAATTTTTAATCCTCTTAAAGTATTACAATCTTCTATTTTAATAATTACATCTTGTGCAGCATCTACTAATCTTCTTGTTAAATATCCAGCATCAGCAGTTTTTAAAGCAGTATCTGCTAATCCTTTTCTAGCACCATGAGTAGAAATAAAATATTCTAAAATAGAAAGACCTTCTCTAAAATTAGATAAAATAGGATTTTCAATAATTTCTCCACCTGAGGATCCTGTTTTTTGAGGTTTTGCCATTAATCCACGCATTCCAGAAAGTTGTCTAATTTGTTCTTTAGATCCTCTAGCTCCAGAATCTAACATCATATAAACGGGATTAAATCCTAATTTATCTTCACGCATATGTTTCATTACTTGTTCTGTCAACATTAAATTAGTATTTGTCCATATATCAATTACTTGATTATATCTTTCATTATTAGTAATTAATCCCATATTGTAATTACTTTTCACATTATCTACTTGTTGAATAGCATCTAAAACCATATTTTTTTTATCACTTGGAATAATAATATCACCTAATCCAAAAGATAATCCACCTTTAAAAGCATTATAAAATCCTAATTCTTTAATGTCATCTAAAAATTTAGCTGTTATAGGAACATTTGTTAAATATAAAATTTTACCTATTATTTCTCTTAAAGTTTTTTTTGTAATAGATTTATTAATAAATCCTACTGTTTTAGGAACTACTTGATTAAATAATACTCTACCTACAGTTGTTTGTATTAATTGATTCATTAAAGTATTATCTGAATTTCTAATATTAACTTTTACTTTAATAATTGCATGTAAATCTACAATATGTTGATTATAAGCAATTTCAACTTCTTCTGGAGAATAAAATTTCATTCCTTCTCCTTTTACTTTTATTGTACTATTATAAGATGTTAATTCTTTAGTCATATAATATAATCCTAATACCATATCTTGAGAGGGTACAGTAATTGGGTCTCCATTAGCAGGGTTTAAAATATTATGAGAAGCTAACATCAAAATTTTTGCTTCTAAAATTGCACCAAAAGATAATGGTAAATGAACGGCCATCTGATCTCCATCAAAATCTGCATTAAAAGCAGAACAAACTAAAGGATGTAATTGAATAGCTTTTCCCTCTATTAATTTTGGTTGAAAAGCTTGAATCCCTAATCTATGTAAAGTTGGCGCTCTATTTAATAAAATTGGATGCCCCTTTAATACATTTTCTAAAATATCCCATATCATAGGATCTCTTCTATCTATAATTTTTTTTGAAGATTTGACCGTTTTTACTACCCCTCGTTCCATTAATTTTCTGATAATAAAAGGTTTATATAATTCTGCTGCCATATCTTTGGGAATACCACATTCATGCAATTTCAAATTAGGACCTACAACAATGACAGATCGTGCAGAATAATCAACTCTTTTACCAAGAAGATTTTGTCTGAATCTTCCTTGTTTTCCTTTCAAAGAATCTGATAAAGATTTTAAAGGTCTATTTGCTTCAGATTTTACTGCTGACATTTTTCTTGAATTATCAAAAAGAGAATCTACAGATTCTTGAAGCATTCTTTTTTCATTTCTCAATATGACCTCAGGCGCTTTAATTTCTATTAATCTTTTTAATCTATTATTTCTAATTAATACACGTCGATATAAATCGGTCATATCAGAAGCAGCATAACGGCCACCATCTAATGGAACTAAAGGTCTTAATTCAGGAGGAATCACAGATAAAACATGAATAATCATCCAAGTAACATTACCCCCATTTTTTTTACCTTCCTTAAAAGATTCTACTACTTGTAATCGTTTTAAAGCTTCCAATCTTCTTTGTTTAGATGTTTCATTATTAGCTGAATTTTTTAATTTTGATGATAAAGAATCTAAATCAATACGACTTAACATATTCTCTATACATTCAGCTCCCATTTTAGCTATAAATTTATCTTTATTTGTATCTTCTAAAAATTGATTATCTTTTGTAATTGTAGTTAATATATTTAAATATTCTTCTTCAGTTAAAAAAGTACCATATTTTAATGGATTATTATTTTCATCAACTGCTATACCACTTTGTAATACTACATAACGTTCATAATAAATAATCATTTCCAATTTTTTAGAAGAAAGTCCTAATAAATATCCTATTTTATTAGGAGATGTTCTAAAAGACCATATATGTACAACTGGAACAACTAAACTTATATGCCCCATTCTCTCTCTTCTAACTTTTTTTTCAGATACTTCTACTCCACATCTATCACAAACAATTCCTTTGTATCTAATTCTTTTATATTTGCCACAAGCACATTCATAATCTTTTACAGGGCCAAAAATTCTTTCACAAAAAAGACCATCTCTTTCTGGTTTATGTGTTCTATAATTAATAGTTTCTGGTTTTAATACTTCTCCATGTGATTCTTTTAAAATGGATTCTGGAGAAGAAAGTCTAATAGTAATTTTCTTAAACTTATGATTTTTTTTATTATTCATTTTTGTTTAAAATTATTTATTCCTCTAAATGAATATCTAATCCTAATCCTTTTAATTCATAACATAACACATTAAATGATTCCGGATTATTAGGATCTGGCATAGGATCTCCTTTTACTATAGCTTCATAAGTTTTTGCTCTACCTACAACATCATCTGATTTTACTGTTAACATTTCACGTAAAATATTAGATGCACCAAATGCTTCCAAGGCCCAAACTTCCATTTCTCCAAATCTTTGTCCTCCAAATTGAGATTTTCCACCTAAAGGTTGTTGAGTAATAAGGGAATAAGGGCCTATTGATCGTGCATGCATTTTATCATCTACCATATGTCCTAATTTTAACATATATATAACACCAACTGTAGCAGGTTGATCAAAACGTTCTCCAGTTCCTCCATCAAATAAATAAGTAGTTCCAAATTTAGGAATATTTGCTTTATTTGTATATTCTGTAATATTATCGATAGTAGCCCCATCAAATATAGGAGTAGAAAACTTAACATTCAATTTATATCCTGCTAAACCTAAAACTGTTTCATAGATTTGTCCTATATTCATTCTAGAAGGAACACCTAAAGGATTTAATACTATATCTACTGGTGTGCCATCTTCTAAAAATGGCATATCTTCTTCACGTAAAATACGGGCAACTACACCTTTATTTCCATGTCTTCCAGCCATTTTATCTCCTATTTTTAATTTTCTTTTTTTTGCTATATAAACTTTAGCCATTTTAATAATTCCAGATGGTAGTTCATCTCCTACGGAGATAGAAATTTTTTTATGTTGAAAAATATTATATGCATTTTTTATTGCAATTTCATAATTATGAAATATCTCAGAAATTAAATTATTAATTGTTATATCATTAGTCCAATCATAATGATTAACTATTAAATAATCTTGTATGCTATTTAATAATTTCATCGTAAATATCGTTCCTGATTTGATAATTTCTTTATTATTTTCATAATAATAAATTTTTTTAGATATTTTACCATTTAATATGGAAAATAATTTTTTTAATAATTTATTTTTTAATTCAATAAGTTCTTTATTATATTCTTTTTCTATTTTATCTATTTTGATTTTATCCTGAATTCTAGATTTTTTATCCTTTATACTTCTAGTAAATAA
Proteins encoded in this region:
- the glnS gene encoding glutamine--tRNA ligase; translated protein: MKNLNFIERIIEEDIKQGLPIHNIKFRFPPEPNGYLHLGHVKAIYLNFCLGQKYKAPVNLRFDDTNPNIRYVNKYVESIKNDLIFLGFKWDKECYASDYFKILYELAIRLIKNHKAYVDNQTQYMIQIQRKNPIDKGINSIFRNRSIEENLYLFEKMKNGFFKEGTCVLRAKIDMSSSNMNMRDPIMYRILKTKHFRTQNKWCIYPTYDWTHGQCDYIEQISHSLCSSEFENRRPLYNWYLDQIFDNKYRKPKQIEFSRLNLKNTITSKRQIQKLIDHKIINYWNDPRIYTISGLRRKGYTALGINNFIKNIGVTKRNNVINTSLLELKVKEHLNKIAYRVMVIFNPIKLIIDNYPDNHTEWLSSQNNPENIQFGFRKIPFSKFLYIEKNDFLEKKINNFFRLSIDQQVRLKNAYIIKAHSVIKDKIGNIIEIHCLYDPKSKSGTNINQYSSKKIKSTLHWVSIEHSINIETYIYHPLFQVNNKNCHFLDKKNINYKSIEKIIAYAEPILKTAKIGDHYQFQRIGYFYVVADKNKLIFNQTAPLKEKNKKVKK
- the rpoC gene encoding DNA-directed RNA polymerase subunit beta' translates to MNNKKNHKFKKITIRLSSPESILKESHGEVLKPETINYRTHKPERDGLFCERIFGPVKDYECACGKYKRIRYKGIVCDRCGVEVSEKKVRRERMGHISLVVPVVHIWSFRTSPNKIGYLLGLSSKKLEMIIYYERYVVLQSGIAVDENNNPLKYGTFLTEEEYLNILTTITKDNQFLEDTNKDKFIAKMGAECIENMLSRIDLDSLSSKLKNSANNETSKQRRLEALKRLQVVESFKEGKKNGGNVTWMIIHVLSVIPPELRPLVPLDGGRYAASDMTDLYRRVLIRNNRLKRLIEIKAPEVILRNEKRMLQESVDSLFDNSRKMSAVKSEANRPLKSLSDSLKGKQGRFRQNLLGKRVDYSARSVIVVGPNLKLHECGIPKDMAAELYKPFIIRKLMERGVVKTVKSSKKIIDRRDPMIWDILENVLKGHPILLNRAPTLHRLGIQAFQPKLIEGKAIQLHPLVCSAFNADFDGDQMAVHLPLSFGAILEAKILMLASHNILNPANGDPITVPSQDMVLGLYYMTKELTSYNSTIKVKGEGMKFYSPEEVEIAYNQHIVDLHAIIKVKVNIRNSDNTLMNQLIQTTVGRVLFNQVVPKTVGFINKSITKKTLREIIGKILYLTNVPITAKFLDDIKELGFYNAFKGGLSFGLGDIIIPSDKKNMVLDAIQQVDNVKSNYNMGLITNNERYNQVIDIWTNTNLMLTEQVMKHMREDKLGFNPVYMMLDSGARGSKEQIRQLSGMRGLMAKPQKTGSSGGEIIENPILSNFREGLSILEYFISTHGARKGLADTALKTADAGYLTRRLVDAAQDVIIKIEDCNTLRGLKITYLKKNEEVVESLFNRILGRISLNDIYHPKEDRIIVSSGQMINETIAYIIEQSGIDYVYVRSPLTCEARMGLCSKCYGRNLSTGKIVKKGEAVGVIAAQSIGEPGTQLTLRTFHVGGTAGNISESSTIKANYDGIVEFDDLKTVKTNYGKKREIVVSRTTEMKLFNKKKSSNSLLMVKNIPYGATLYVKHKDKLKQGDIICRWDLYNAVIIAEYSGKIIYQHLEQGVTFQVEKDDQTGFQEKVITEVRNKNLIPTLKIINDHNNEELKIYNLPVGSHLMVKDNELIEAGTILVKVPRKTAKSGDITGGLPRLSELFEARNPSNPAVVSEMDGIVSHGKVKRGNREIIVESKTGEIKKYLVKLSNQLLVQENDYVKAGMPLSDGAVTPNDILNIRGPIAVQKYLINEIQEVYRLQGVKINDKHFEIIVLQMMRKVEIIDVGDTKFLEGSIEYKDDFLEENHKISQMLVVVNSGDSNNFKVGDIISYRKFRNENVILKYKNKKLLITRNTIPAIARPILQGITKAALQTKSFISAASFQETTKVLSEAAISSKTDNLNGLKENVIVGHKIPAGTGIKDYENISFEILSS